A genomic segment from Chitinophaga flava encodes:
- a CDS encoding DUF4194 domain-containing protein, whose amino-acid sequence MANNNISPFAHVFLKLMQGPVYEEDKAYWKDLLGWQTELSKYLNQVGLQLIINESDGFARIQQPEADDSSGDKPLPRLMRKTRLTYEATLLCIVLREALDEFDIQGNGTRLFMTQKEIKERLTLFFKERNNKSKLLKDLNKPINSLLNIGILKATREDAANKELHQYEVKRVIKALVNNEKLEEIKSKLKLHVNPVQQ is encoded by the coding sequence ATGGCCAATAACAATATTTCTCCCTTTGCACACGTGTTCCTCAAACTTATGCAGGGACCTGTGTATGAAGAAGACAAAGCTTACTGGAAAGATCTTCTGGGCTGGCAGACAGAGCTCAGCAAATATCTCAATCAGGTAGGACTCCAACTCATCATCAACGAAAGCGATGGTTTCGCCCGCATCCAGCAACCGGAAGCAGACGATAGCTCCGGCGACAAACCACTGCCACGACTCATGCGTAAAACCAGGCTCACTTACGAAGCCACCCTGCTCTGCATCGTGCTGCGTGAAGCCCTCGACGAATTTGATATCCAGGGCAATGGTACCCGGTTGTTCATGACACAAAAGGAAATCAAGGAAAGACTCACCTTATTCTTCAAGGAACGTAACAATAAATCCAAACTGCTGAAAGATCTCAACAAGCCAATCAACAGCCTGCTCAACATAGGCATCCTGAAGGCTACCCGGGAAGATGCAGCCAACAAGGAACTGCATCAGTATGAAGTGAAAAGAGTGATCAAAGCTTTGGTCAACAACGAAAAACTGGAAGAAATAAAATCAAAATTAAAACTGCATGTCAACCCTGTTCAACAGTGA
- a CDS encoding ATP-binding protein, protein MSTLFNSDSKESGFRLQYLEIYNWGTFHNKIYRLNTNGQTSLLTGANGSGKTTLIDALLTLLVPAGKRFYNQSSGTDQRKDRGEESYFWGYYGKTFSEDSLQSKTEQLRNKDSNPYSVLLAYFYNAATMHQITLAQVRWYSGELKRQFIVSPHKLNINDHFGSGRFDMKGDWKKKLRLEYPKTEITDSFKEYASLFSNIFGLRSEKALSLFNQTVGIKVLGDLNTFIRSQMLEETEAEGEFLKLRENYDSLLSSHRAIQKDETQLKMLEPIISNKTAWQELQDRNRELQMLQDLLPAWFNKQEKDILENELEQLQKVQQKTTSILTGINEHLQTLNLRKDELIAQKANNSVDEQLRSIEKSIHYEQKALEAKRNKMEEYNMLADKLELAPNPDEQQFHENVYGADVLKGAHDKQLETLQEEMFHYKSSLTAERTQATRLEEEIDSFLNRKSNIPYELVRIRQQLADMLDVQEDDLPFAGELIRVKDSESHWENAIEKVLHNFGLRLLVPEEYIMDINRYINSNNLQTRLVYHKVEDESYTMLRMPTEKTSLLQKIEIKPGTIFKEWLENQLLDQFDYTCTDDMAVFNKSRKAVTSNGLTRQATRHEKDDRPNRSQQNSYVLGWNNKNKLRLLKAEQDECNSNIESLQHSISQLEESRKAIATANTLMNAFLSLRNYSEINWQTHAGVIESFTREKTQLLKTSDKYQVICDQLDEAIAHIQEKEKEKERALQEKGRIDDKAAEKLRHFNQLKVNKLDDISLQYVLEYLSDLSLTEPAETTAELAAYRKRADDNLKATLHDAMRQAAEKEAEITRQLSAFVMPSKAIHDAYPEWLGDVSDLQPHVKYLEEFTSLYENIKYQRLIEHKERFRKYMDTSMLNAITNYRAWIYGQEDLIREVMDDLNEPLRNITFNKNPDTYLQLECRHVKDVEIRNFKEKLSNAVPDSFKYHLEKDAVYGEQLFENIKVLITELQQNEAWRRKVTDVRNWLDFGAKEYYIADNKAFKYYEDTASLSGGEKAQFTYTILGAAIAYQFGINEANRQHRSLRFITVDEAFSKLDPEKSHYLMEYCGQLNLQLLVVTPLDKLNIAEPYIHACHFVSNKNKRDSVVYNFTMEEYREKKKDFATTTAD, encoded by the coding sequence ATGTCAACCCTGTTCAACAGTGATTCTAAAGAAAGTGGTTTCCGGTTGCAGTATCTTGAAATATACAACTGGGGCACATTTCATAATAAAATATACCGTCTCAACACCAACGGTCAGACTTCTCTGCTCACGGGTGCCAATGGTAGCGGTAAAACAACACTCATCGACGCCCTGCTGACACTTCTCGTGCCAGCCGGTAAACGTTTCTATAACCAGTCTTCCGGTACCGATCAACGTAAAGACCGCGGAGAAGAATCCTACTTCTGGGGATATTACGGAAAAACATTTTCCGAAGACTCCCTGCAGTCCAAAACAGAACAGCTGCGTAATAAAGACAGCAACCCGTATTCCGTGCTGCTGGCCTATTTCTACAATGCTGCCACCATGCACCAGATCACCCTGGCGCAGGTAAGATGGTATTCGGGAGAATTAAAAAGACAATTCATCGTATCTCCCCATAAACTCAATATCAACGACCACTTCGGCAGTGGCAGGTTTGATATGAAAGGAGACTGGAAAAAGAAACTCCGCCTCGAATATCCGAAAACAGAAATCACCGATAGCTTCAAGGAATACGCCTCTCTCTTCAGCAACATCTTCGGCCTCAGAAGTGAAAAAGCCCTTTCACTTTTTAACCAGACCGTCGGTATCAAAGTACTGGGTGACCTCAATACCTTCATCCGTAGCCAGATGCTGGAAGAAACAGAAGCGGAAGGCGAATTCCTCAAACTACGCGAAAACTACGACAGCCTGCTGTCCAGCCACCGCGCCATTCAGAAGGATGAAACCCAGCTGAAAATGCTGGAGCCCATCATCTCCAATAAAACTGCCTGGCAGGAGCTGCAGGACAGGAACCGCGAGCTGCAGATGCTCCAGGACCTGCTGCCTGCCTGGTTCAACAAACAGGAAAAAGATATCCTGGAAAATGAGCTGGAACAACTGCAGAAAGTACAACAGAAAACCACCAGCATACTCACCGGCATCAACGAACACCTGCAAACGCTCAACCTCCGCAAAGATGAGCTCATAGCCCAAAAGGCCAACAACAGCGTGGACGAACAATTACGTTCCATCGAAAAATCCATCCACTACGAACAAAAGGCCCTCGAAGCCAAACGTAACAAGATGGAAGAATACAACATGCTGGCCGATAAGCTGGAACTCGCCCCCAATCCGGATGAGCAGCAGTTCCATGAAAATGTCTACGGCGCCGACGTTCTTAAAGGAGCCCACGACAAACAGCTGGAAACACTCCAGGAGGAAATGTTCCACTACAAAAGCAGCCTCACCGCCGAAAGGACACAGGCTACCCGGCTGGAAGAAGAAATCGACTCCTTCCTCAACCGTAAAAGCAACATTCCTTATGAACTGGTCCGTATCCGCCAGCAGCTGGCTGATATGCTCGATGTTCAGGAAGATGACCTGCCTTTTGCCGGTGAACTGATCAGGGTAAAAGACAGCGAAAGCCACTGGGAAAACGCCATCGAAAAAGTACTGCACAACTTCGGTCTGCGTCTCCTCGTGCCGGAAGAATATATCATGGATATCAACCGGTATATCAACTCCAATAACCTGCAAACCCGCCTGGTTTATCACAAGGTGGAAGATGAGAGTTATACCATGCTGAGGATGCCCACAGAAAAAACAAGCCTCCTGCAGAAAATAGAAATCAAACCCGGCACCATCTTCAAGGAATGGCTGGAAAACCAGCTGCTGGACCAGTTTGACTATACCTGCACAGATGATATGGCTGTCTTCAACAAATCGCGCAAAGCCGTTACTTCCAACGGACTAACGCGACAGGCTACACGCCATGAAAAAGATGACCGCCCCAACCGTTCCCAGCAAAACAGCTATGTACTGGGCTGGAACAACAAAAACAAACTGCGGCTCCTGAAAGCAGAACAGGACGAGTGCAACAGCAACATCGAATCGCTACAGCACAGCATCTCACAGCTGGAAGAAAGCCGTAAGGCCATCGCTACCGCCAATACACTGATGAATGCCTTCCTGTCACTCCGCAACTACAGCGAAATCAACTGGCAAACACATGCCGGCGTCATCGAGTCCTTTACCCGCGAAAAAACACAGCTGCTTAAAACCAGCGACAAATACCAGGTAATATGTGATCAACTCGATGAAGCCATCGCCCATATCCAGGAAAAAGAGAAAGAGAAAGAAAGAGCACTGCAGGAAAAAGGCCGTATCGATGATAAAGCCGCAGAAAAACTGCGTCACTTCAACCAGCTTAAAGTAAATAAACTCGACGATATATCCCTGCAATACGTGCTGGAATACCTGTCGGATCTGTCACTCACCGAACCGGCTGAGACCACCGCAGAACTGGCTGCCTACCGCAAACGGGCCGATGACAACCTGAAAGCTACCCTGCACGATGCCATGCGTCAGGCCGCAGAAAAAGAAGCCGAAATCACCCGGCAGCTGTCTGCTTTCGTGATGCCTTCAAAAGCCATCCACGACGCCTATCCCGAATGGCTCGGTGATGTCAGCGACCTACAGCCGCATGTGAAATATCTTGAAGAATTTACCTCACTATACGAAAACATCAAGTACCAGCGCCTCATAGAGCATAAAGAACGTTTCCGTAAATACATGGACACCAGTATGCTCAACGCCATCACCAACTACCGTGCATGGATATACGGCCAGGAAGACCTCATCCGTGAAGTGATGGACGATCTCAACGAACCACTCCGTAACATCACCTTCAACAAAAATCCGGATACTTATCTCCAGCTGGAATGCCGTCATGTGAAAGATGTAGAGATCAGAAACTTCAAGGAAAAACTGAGCAATGCTGTGCCGGACTCCTTTAAATACCATCTCGAAAAAGATGCAGTATATGGAGAACAACTCTTCGAAAACATCAAAGTACTCATCACCGAATTACAGCAAAATGAAGCATGGCGCCGTAAAGTAACGGATGTCCGCAACTGGCTTGACTTCGGTGCCAAAGAATACTATATCGCAGACAACAAGGCCTTCAAATACTACGAAGACACGGCCAGCCTCTCCGGTGGAGAAAAAGCCCAGTTCACCTACACTATCCTGGGTGCTGCCATCGCTTACCAGTTTGGTATCAATGAGGCCAACCGCCAGCACCGCAGCCTGCGCTTCATCACAGTAGACGAAGCCTTCAGTAAACTGGATCCGGAAAAAAGCCATTACCTCATGGAATACTGCGGCCAGCTCAACCTGCAGCTGCTGGTAGTAACACCGCTCGACAAACTCAACATCGCCGAACCTTACATTCACGCCTGTCACTTTGTTTCCAATAAAAACAAACGCGACTCCGTCGTGTACAACTTCACCATGGAAGAGTACAGGGAGAAGAAAAAGGACTTCGCCACCACAACCGCTGATTAA
- a CDS encoding cytochrome ubiquinol oxidase subunit I translates to MPSVEILSRVQFAFTIAFHYIYPPLSIGLGLCLVIMEGLYLKTGKLLYKEITKFWIKIFALIFGIGVATGIVMEFEFGTNWATYSHYVGDIFGSALAAEGIFAFAMESAFLGVLLFGWDRVHKAVHYFSTIMVAFGSALSALWIVIANSWQQTPAGYRIEGHALGARAVVTDFWEMVYNPSSIDRYAHVIIGSFLAGSFLVMSVAAWYILKKRFEAHAQAMFKVGLSVAVIAALMQLFTGHRSAHYVSKYQPAKLAAMEGHYDSLSVADMYIVGWVNNKTETTTGIKIPGGLSFLTHGSFSAPVEGLRATPPQDRPGAVNFVFQTYHIMISIGVTLIGLTLLALLLLWKKKLFEQRWLMIIFAWAVLLPQIANQMGWYAAEVGRQPWVVYKLLRTSDALSRKVTADQVMFSLILFTLVYVLLFALFLYLLNRKIQHGPDISGSKRDDDHDQYYPNNLENLPA, encoded by the coding sequence ATGCCTTCCGTTGAAATACTATCCAGAGTACAATTTGCTTTTACAATAGCATTCCATTACATCTATCCTCCGCTGAGTATCGGACTGGGCTTGTGTTTGGTGATAATGGAAGGTCTTTACCTGAAAACAGGTAAGTTGTTGTACAAGGAAATCACCAAATTCTGGATTAAGATATTCGCCCTGATATTTGGCATAGGTGTGGCCACTGGTATTGTCATGGAATTTGAGTTTGGCACCAACTGGGCTACCTATTCCCATTACGTAGGAGATATCTTCGGAAGCGCGCTGGCAGCGGAAGGGATTTTTGCTTTTGCGATGGAGTCTGCCTTCCTCGGAGTGCTGTTATTTGGATGGGACCGCGTGCATAAAGCTGTACATTATTTTTCCACTATTATGGTAGCATTCGGCTCTGCCTTGTCTGCATTGTGGATCGTGATTGCCAACTCCTGGCAGCAAACCCCTGCCGGTTACCGCATAGAAGGACATGCGCTTGGAGCACGCGCTGTGGTGACTGATTTCTGGGAGATGGTGTATAACCCTTCCAGCATAGACCGCTATGCGCATGTTATCATCGGTTCTTTTCTGGCAGGGTCTTTCCTGGTGATGAGCGTTGCCGCCTGGTATATTCTGAAAAAACGTTTTGAAGCACATGCACAGGCGATGTTCAAAGTAGGCTTATCGGTAGCGGTGATAGCCGCGCTGATGCAGCTTTTCACCGGCCATCGCTCAGCACATTATGTCAGTAAATATCAGCCAGCCAAACTGGCCGCGATGGAAGGGCATTACGACAGCCTTTCCGTAGCAGATATGTATATCGTGGGCTGGGTTAATAATAAAACTGAAACCACTACCGGTATCAAAATTCCGGGAGGCCTTTCTTTCCTGACCCATGGCAGCTTCAGCGCTCCGGTGGAAGGATTGCGGGCTACTCCGCCACAGGACAGACCCGGCGCTGTCAACTTCGTTTTCCAGACCTATCACATTATGATCTCTATCGGTGTAACACTGATAGGACTTACGTTGCTGGCACTGTTATTACTATGGAAAAAGAAACTGTTTGAACAACGATGGCTGATGATCATCTTCGCCTGGGCAGTGTTACTGCCGCAGATCGCTAATCAGATGGGATGGTATGCCGCTGAAGTAGGCCGCCAGCCCTGGGTGGTATATAAACTGTTACGTACCTCCGATGCCCTTTCCAGAAAGGTCACCGCCGATCAGGTTATGTTCTCCCTCATCCTCTTTACGTTAGTATATGTGTTGCTGTTTGCGTTGTTCCTCTACCTGTTGAACCGTAAAATACAGCATGGACCAGATATAAGTGGAAGCAAAAGAGATGACGACCACGATCAGTACTATCCTAATAATCTCGAAAATCTCCCTGCTTAA
- the cydB gene encoding cytochrome d ubiquinol oxidase subunit II encodes METILGLDLPTWWFLVIGGLITGYGVLDGFDLGAGSLHLFFNKEESRRLVLNAIGPVWDGNEVWLVIAGGALFAGFPLVYGVILSTFYIPFMLFLVALIFRAISIEFRSKEPWTWWRKMWDISYTVSSTAITLLLGLVLGNLIHGLPLNSQHEFTGNLLTFFNPYAILIAFTTLSLFMLHGAIYLVMKTENRLYAKLTVLVNNCSKFFILCFILTSMATLIYIPHMTHQFKDHPQLFILPMIAVFTLLNIKRNIDSRRYFTAFFYSCIITSCLLILFAVGLYPNIVLSTTDPANSISIYDAASSTKSLKIMLLIAAIGTPLVIGYSIFVFWTFRGKVKLTDMSY; translated from the coding sequence ATGGAAACAATACTCGGACTGGACCTTCCCACCTGGTGGTTTTTAGTGATCGGCGGACTGATCACCGGTTATGGTGTACTGGATGGTTTTGACCTCGGTGCCGGATCTTTACACCTGTTCTTTAATAAGGAAGAAAGCCGCCGTCTGGTGCTAAATGCAATCGGGCCGGTATGGGATGGTAACGAAGTATGGCTGGTCATCGCCGGAGGAGCATTGTTTGCGGGCTTTCCGCTCGTTTACGGAGTGATCCTTTCGACCTTTTACATTCCTTTTATGTTATTTCTGGTGGCTTTGATTTTCAGGGCTATCTCTATAGAATTCCGTAGCAAGGAACCCTGGACCTGGTGGCGTAAAATGTGGGATATCTCTTATACTGTTTCCAGTACCGCCATCACGTTGTTGCTGGGATTGGTATTGGGTAACCTTATCCATGGGCTGCCGCTCAACAGTCAGCATGAATTCACCGGCAACCTGCTGACATTCTTCAACCCCTACGCTATTCTCATCGCTTTCACCACCTTGTCGCTGTTTATGCTGCATGGCGCCATTTACCTGGTGATGAAAACCGAAAACCGGCTCTATGCCAAGCTCACAGTCCTGGTGAATAATTGCAGCAAGTTTTTCATTCTCTGTTTCATATTAACCTCGATGGCTACACTGATCTATATCCCACATATGACACATCAGTTCAAGGACCATCCACAACTATTTATTCTCCCGATGATAGCGGTGTTTACCCTGCTCAACATCAAACGGAATATTGATTCCAGGAGATACTTCACCGCCTTTTTCTACTCCTGCATTATCACTTCCTGTCTGCTGATTCTCTTTGCGGTGGGGCTGTATCCCAATATTGTGCTTTCTACCACAGACCCTGCTAATAGTATCAGCATCTATGATGCCGCCTCTTCCACAAAATCATTGAAAATAATGCTGCTGATAGCGGCCATCGGTACTCCGCTGGTAATTGGTTACAGTATTTTTGTGTTCTGGACTTTTAGAGGTAAGGTGAAGTTGACAGATATGAGCTACTAG
- a CDS encoding helix-turn-helix transcriptional regulator encodes MNRIDRLTAILIQLQGKKIVKAAEISERFNISLRTVYRDVKALQEAGVPIGAEAGTGYYIVDGYHLPPVMFSKEEAAALLTGEKLMEQFSDHSNRKQFGFAMEKIRSVLRGSEKDYLESLEENIAVIRNGPTVSEDSFPNRFLSDIQQALGHQQIISIEYFSLGEEVNTRREAEPIGIFHDNHNWHLIAWCRLRQGYRDFRVDRIRKLSLSSSYFKKDKHPSLQQYLEQRRSNAPEKTLLVRIEVDKEMMRYMRQQLYYFGLMKEVAKDDKVELTFLMCSFQYFSRWLVMYGNTVKVLEPEPLKTTMRELVTELKDHYL; translated from the coding sequence ATGAACCGCATAGATAGACTTACCGCCATCCTGATCCAGTTGCAAGGCAAAAAGATTGTAAAAGCAGCGGAGATATCCGAACGCTTTAATATCAGCCTCCGAACGGTTTACCGCGATGTGAAAGCATTGCAGGAGGCCGGTGTGCCTATTGGCGCAGAGGCCGGCACCGGTTATTATATTGTAGACGGGTACCATCTTCCCCCGGTAATGTTCTCAAAGGAGGAGGCTGCCGCCCTGCTGACCGGTGAAAAGCTGATGGAACAGTTCAGTGACCATTCCAACCGCAAGCAGTTTGGCTTTGCTATGGAAAAGATCCGGTCTGTGCTCCGGGGCTCCGAAAAGGATTATCTGGAATCTCTGGAAGAAAATATTGCCGTTATCCGCAACGGCCCCACTGTTTCAGAAGACAGCTTTCCCAACCGTTTTCTTTCAGATATCCAGCAAGCCCTTGGCCACCAGCAGATCATCAGCATAGAATATTTTTCCCTGGGAGAAGAAGTGAACACCCGCCGCGAAGCAGAACCTATCGGGATCTTCCATGACAACCACAACTGGCATCTGATCGCCTGGTGCCGGCTTCGGCAGGGATACCGGGATTTCCGGGTAGATCGTATCCGCAAATTAAGCCTCTCTTCCTCCTATTTCAAAAAGGACAAACACCCATCGCTCCAGCAATACCTGGAACAGAGACGTAGTAACGCCCCTGAAAAAACCCTGCTGGTAAGAATAGAAGTGGATAAGGAGATGATGCGCTATATGCGTCAGCAGTTGTATTATTTCGGTCTCATGAAGGAAGTCGCCAAAGACGATAAAGTGGAACTGACTTTCCTCATGTGCAGTTTCCAGTACTTTAGCCGCTGGCTGGTCATGTATGGTAACACTGTGAAGGTACTGGAGCCAGAGCCTCTCAAAACCACCATGCGAGAACTGGTAACAGAGCTAAAAGATCACTATCTGTAA
- a CDS encoding DJ-1/PfpI family protein has protein sequence MKAPRKCYVYVYNQYSDWEPALAIYGLSNFTDVQVVTFSLDGQPITSGGNVSVTPQQSLSQALDADIDLLIIPGGATIASNPEHNAILPLIHKQLDNGRLLAAICDATAFIGNHGFLDEVPHTSNDASVLKILAPDYKGQAHYKNQPAVTGGNLITASGPAMVPFTREIYMALDLLGNQQLAFWFGFFADGPAPEFSQVNPLTFFYRSYEVNYSGMLALVRTAAREIYQQAIATGMEISGPVQWHYHQFDGKPETVFRLDIGVPVTTAGPVPAPYQCEVLPGFDCITMPHKGGWDKLGETYGKLLGAINLLGIKMTGYNREQYFQYDFQQPDQNITNIQIGVVKP, from the coding sequence ATGAAAGCGCCACGCAAATGTTATGTGTATGTATACAATCAGTATTCAGATTGGGAACCAGCTTTAGCCATTTACGGACTCAGTAATTTCACTGATGTTCAGGTAGTGACGTTTTCACTTGACGGTCAACCTATTACCTCCGGAGGCAATGTGAGCGTAACACCACAGCAAAGCCTGTCACAGGCCCTGGATGCTGATATAGACCTGCTCATCATTCCGGGAGGAGCCACCATCGCCAGCAACCCCGAACATAACGCCATTCTGCCGCTGATACACAAACAACTGGATAATGGCCGGCTCCTGGCCGCCATCTGCGATGCTACTGCTTTTATCGGTAATCATGGTTTCCTTGATGAGGTACCTCATACCAGCAATGATGCTTCGGTACTCAAAATACTGGCCCCTGATTATAAAGGACAGGCCCACTATAAAAATCAACCTGCTGTAACCGGTGGTAACCTGATTACTGCCAGTGGCCCCGCCATGGTGCCTTTTACCAGAGAGATCTATATGGCACTCGACCTGCTCGGTAACCAGCAGCTGGCTTTCTGGTTTGGCTTCTTTGCCGACGGTCCGGCGCCGGAGTTTAGCCAGGTAAATCCCCTTACATTCTTCTACCGCAGCTATGAAGTCAATTATAGTGGTATGCTTGCACTGGTACGTACCGCCGCCCGGGAAATATACCAGCAGGCCATCGCTACCGGCATGGAGATCTCTGGCCCTGTTCAGTGGCACTATCACCAGTTTGATGGCAAACCCGAAACAGTCTTCCGGCTTGATATAGGCGTTCCTGTTACCACCGCTGGCCCGGTGCCTGCTCCATACCAGTGCGAGGTTCTGCCAGGTTTCGACTGTATCACCATGCCCCACAAAGGCGGTTGGGACAAGCTGGGAGAAACCTATGGTAAACTGTTGGGCGCTATCAACCTCCTGGGTATCAAGATGACGGGCTACAACCGCGAACAATATTTCCAATACGACTTTCAACAGCCAGACCAGAATATTACCAATATCCAGATTGGTGTGGTAAAACCCTAA
- a CDS encoding GyrI-like domain-containing protein → MKYWSNLGWILLIGFTIDYEIKLTEMAKLELTKSFKSYYSAATTAELATMEKGLFLTINGQGDPNGEAFAENIGALYTVAYGIKFLCKKADSDFTVSKLEGFWWVEDAKGDPRQAPRDQWCYELAIRMPDFVTRQQLSASVMSAEKKKQSTLFRNVDLKTIEEGRCVQIMHIGPFSEEPVSLKKLEVLMEQQNLKMNGRHHEIYLSDFRKTAPEKLKTILRHPVK, encoded by the coding sequence ATGAAATACTGGAGTAACCTTGGATGGATACTACTGATAGGATTTACTATTGACTATGAAATAAAACTAACGGAAATGGCTAAACTCGAACTTACCAAATCATTCAAAAGCTATTACAGCGCTGCCACTACAGCGGAGCTGGCCACTATGGAAAAAGGGCTCTTCCTGACGATCAACGGTCAGGGAGACCCTAACGGGGAGGCTTTCGCGGAAAACATCGGCGCCCTGTATACAGTTGCATACGGCATCAAGTTTTTATGTAAAAAAGCGGACAGTGACTTTACTGTCAGCAAGCTGGAAGGTTTTTGGTGGGTAGAGGATGCCAAAGGAGATCCGCGGCAGGCGCCGCGAGACCAATGGTGTTATGAGCTGGCCATCCGTATGCCCGATTTTGTAACCCGTCAACAACTGTCTGCCTCCGTGATGAGTGCAGAAAAGAAGAAGCAGTCAACCCTCTTCAGAAACGTAGACCTGAAAACGATAGAGGAGGGGAGATGTGTGCAGATCATGCACATAGGACCTTTTAGCGAAGAACCCGTTTCATTGAAAAAGCTGGAAGTGTTGATGGAGCAGCAAAACCTGAAAATGAATGGACGGCATCATGAGATATACCTGTCGGATTTCAGGAAAACAGCACCGGAGAAACTGAAAACGATTCTGCGGCATCCGGTAAAATGA
- the rnc gene encoding ribonuclease III, with protein MRLLPGFLYRLVSKKRHLYKELTSLLGFPPGNFALYEIALSHRSSKEKFLESNERLEYLGDAILGAIVGDYLFKKYPYKTEGYLTEMRSKIVNRQQLNDIAIKMGLRKLTIYDKYNSFLKISQIFGNTLEALVGAVYLDRGYNKTQQFVHKRILMPYIDMELLESVEMNHKNKLYGWANKNGKVLEFELLEEQMDNGRRIFTVGAVVDGELICTGKAFNKKDASQIAAQQAIQQLGLAD; from the coding sequence GTGAGATTACTGCCAGGATTTTTATATCGACTCGTATCCAAGAAGCGGCACTTATACAAAGAGCTCACTAGCCTGTTGGGTTTCCCGCCAGGTAACTTTGCCCTGTATGAGATAGCCCTTAGCCACCGCTCAAGCAAAGAGAAGTTTCTCGAAAGCAATGAGCGGCTGGAATACCTTGGCGATGCCATTCTGGGAGCAATTGTGGGTGATTATCTCTTTAAAAAATATCCTTACAAAACAGAAGGATATCTTACAGAGATGCGTTCCAAAATTGTAAACCGCCAGCAACTCAATGATATCGCTATCAAAATGGGCCTGCGCAAACTCACTATCTACGATAAGTACAATAGTTTTCTGAAAATCAGTCAGATCTTCGGTAATACCCTCGAAGCCCTCGTAGGTGCTGTATACCTCGACCGCGGCTACAATAAAACCCAGCAGTTTGTGCACAAACGCATCCTCATGCCTTACATCGATATGGAGCTGCTGGAAAGCGTGGAAATGAACCACAAAAACAAGCTGTATGGCTGGGCTAATAAAAACGGCAAAGTCCTCGAGTTCGAACTCCTCGAAGAACAAATGGACAATGGCCGGCGTATCTTTACTGTAGGCGCTGTAGTAGACGGTGAACTGATTTGCACCGGTAAAGCTTTCAATAAAAAAGACGCCAGCCAGATCGCTGCCCAGCAAGCCATCCAACAGTTAGGACTCGCTGACTAA